TGGTATATGTTTAATctatataaatatttcatttgatCAAAGTTCAACCTTCTCTCCTCTAAAGTGTGACAGGTTTTTAACAAATTTGCCTTTATAAATATTTCAGATGTCTTCTTCACAATACCATTATTATCCCATTAATTCAGATAGCTACAACTGTTAGTTGGTCAGCTCTACAAATAATAGCTGATTACtggaatttatttgtttttgcgtGTTTATGTAAGTAAAAtttgtaacatttttaattagCTGTAGCTGTTACTCCTATAAATGCCACTAGCAATGCCAATGTTTGATATATGTACTTTGAATGCATTGTAAGGTGCTTTGGTCAAAAGAGTCGACCAAATGtgttaaatgcaatgtaaatgacATCTGTTCAAAAAGACCTCAACCTTAGTTGTGATTAAATGAAAATTAAGAATTTTGTTCAGTTCAATGATTGGATGACTAGGTTTGAAATTCCTTCAAGTTGGTCTACCTTAAGGACCATTTCCTCATTGCGGATTGCATGTTTAAAGTGATTCTGCTAAGACCATGTAAAAAGATCAGGGCACCCAGTACACTTTCTATACAAGATAAAAATTTGCAAATGTTTGCATAATGGCAGATCTTATTCTAGACTTTTTTGTGAAATGGCAGAGTTCTTTTGTGGCTTTATTCCTTACGTCTGGATACACAGTGCATGCTGACTTTAATTTGTAATCTATTTGTCTCAGTTTTCTCAGTGATttcaaaattgtttatttatcagtacttttttcttttctcttaccTCCACTTGGTCCTGCGGTTCTGAAACCAGGTTTTGACTTGGGCATCTGTCATCTTCAGAGTTTTGGCCAGGGCAGCTCGTTCAGCACTGGCCAGGTATTTTTGTCTGTGGAAGCGTTTCTCCAGCTCACAGATCTGCACTCGGGAGAAGGACGTGCGAGGCTTCTTTCTCTTAGGTGGAGTGCGGTTCTGGTACGGATGACCAATACGCCGAGCCACAGTGAAAGGCGTCAGTGCTGCTGTAGTATCATTGTGGAGGGAAAAACCAGACAATGGGAGAGGTAAGTCAGTCTGTTTCCAATTTTCAATTCAGTCCATTTTCAATTAATATTTCTTAGTACATAATTTCCTTAAAAGTTTCCCTCTAAACAttttttagtaaaataaataaataaatagaatatgcCTTTCATCTGTTTTCTTTGCCTTTAAGCAAATGTTCTTAAAATGTATCCGTAATATATCTAACCTAAATGTATGCTTTTTTCTTGAACagcagattttattttatttttatttatttaaattatttaaatatcataTAGACAAAGTGCCTATGCACTAAGCAAAATGGAATGCATTTAACATTCTCAGAATGGAGCAggaaaggaaaatttgattctgtgaatattttTGTGAGGAGAATGCACTTctagactcatttaaactattgTTTCTTTCTTTGCTAGGCTTTTTAGAAATACAGAACTTTACAGTGGAAAAGCTTTCGCTTAATGGTTTGTAAAAATGTGTGCCAGGTTAGTGGCTCTTGCTGaaccaaatgcaaaaatgtgttctttATCATTCTGCATTGCTGCATATCTTCATGCCCTATACCTTTTAGATGACACATTAGTCATTCTGTTACTgactgattaaaaaataaaaatatatataaatagatggaTTGCTTTTGCTCTTAAAATTTGTTGAGAGGCCTGTGTTACTTATGAGTGATATGAGCAGTACCGTAAAATCacataaaacatattaatgttgCATCAAATACAAACAGCAGCTGTTCTCTTAATGACAGTAATTTCGTAAATTGCTAATTTATTTATTACCTAAAAACACAGAGCAGCAGATAGCGCCTGTAGGTGCCAATAAATAAAGCTTCTGAAATATTGATATGTCTTTCTAATGGCACAACGTTCTCTTGTCCCAGAATAAAGAATGCTGGGGATCAATGTGACAGCTCTGAATTGTTTCATTCATATGCAAAAGAGTAACTAAATACAGCACAACAAATTTAGCTTACTGTTTATTTAGCTGGACTGAGGGGtgttcaataaatatttttatttatagtattttatcattacattttatgtgatttttgcacattttatttacacATATATGAGGGGACTTGAAGATGAAATTGTTCTTTAATTATATATACTTGTGCAACTGAAAGTGTTGAGCTGTTGACTTTGTGttgctcttttttttataatttctccCGTCTTGCACGCAGTTGCTTCACCCAAGAGATGTTCTTCTGCCTTTACTGTCAAAACCAAAAGCAGCTTTTCAGCTACATCCATTAAAATCTGCTGGTTCTGTATGGAAATACCAGGATCAAGTTTCCTAGACAGACGGTGTAATAAGTATTGAACGAAACCTAGATGAATTCATCCTCATGCTATGATGTACAGATGCACACATGCAATAGCACAATGCAACACGTTTGAAATGACATATCCGAGTCTGAATAATATTTATTGAAACATTCGCTATTTATGTtaatatatttcttctaaacGCCCAACCGTTATTTCTTATCGCGTTAACAGTCgataatatacattataaaatacGCAACAAATACGTAATTGATGTgcattaaaatatgaatattaaatatgaaaaatatatttaattatttagaattatttagcAAAACGCATTAAGCATTATAGCGTATGTATaataatcccttttttatttaaaataatataggctAATAAAGtacaatgtaaattaaaataaatgtttttatatttcagtttttcactttAAACGATGCAGCCATAGTGAGATCTTAACGCATATAAatcttaataaataataataataataggctaaatgcatttaaaacaagttttttttttttgcaatattttgTCGTGAAAGAAGAAATAATTGTATGCTTTTAAATTTTTTCCGAGTAGGCCTACTTGAAAATTCCTATTTTAAACAACAAACTTCCGACATTTCAAACTTCACCGCACATATGTGTAAACCTGcaccttttacatttttgtcttctttatatCCGACGCAAATGGTGAGATTGAGTGCTTTTTGTTTTCTCCGTGAATTTACATTTCAATCATAAAGAGATTTCTGATAGCAAAACGAAAAGGAGGGACGAAAGAAACCGAACGAAAGAAAAAAAGGATTACCTGCAAATCTGTCTTTTGCAAAGCGTTGGCTGTTGTCCATCCAGGGAAAACTGAGGCTCCCAAATCCGGGTACCGCGCTGGCCATGGGTGGAGGCACGGCCGCGGCCAGGGGCCTGTGAGCCGGGACCCTAATCACTCCTCCGGGTGCAAGGGTCAAGTTCACTCCATACGGACTAGACTCCTCATATGGAGCCGCGATACCGTGAAATGTGCCGGTTAGTGTCGTGTAAGGCGTTGCGCTGGCTCCCGTTGGACTGCCGAGATGGTAACTGCCTCCGCTCGAACTGCTGGTCTCGGAATTATTCCTCGTCGAATTCTGTTGTGACTCTTGGTCGGTATTGCTGAGAATCTGATCAATGCCGAAGCTGATGGGCTCATGTTGGGTAGGTTGTGATGTTTGACTAGTGCCACTTGGGCTGGAGCTTGGGGCTCGGTCCATCCTCACCACCCGAACCTTTCCAGTACCTTTGAGTTTATTCCACAGACAATTCCAGACCTGCTCTGGACGTGCACAATGGAAACGTTTATGGGGTCCCTAATAATATATGCTTTTGTAATGTATTAGTCCTCGAGACACAATTCTTGACTTTCGATGCCTTGGACGCATTCGTCTGTGCGTGAAAAGTTTTTGGCAAGATGACTTGGCAGATGTCTGGCACTTgctggtctctctctctttctctctctctctctctccctctttctctctctctctctctccctctttctctttctctctctctctctctctctctctcaactcacTGGATCCATGCGCGGTGCTAGTTGAGCTCTTCTCTTCTCTGATTGGACAGTGCTAAATCTTCTTCCCCTTATTGGTTTTCATTTTGTTACAAGTCACGAAACATAACGCGCATTGTAACATCATTCTTTTAAAATGCAGATCGTTTAGTTCCCAAATTGTGTACTGGTCTGATGGTCAAGCTTGGCTTTATTATGGACATGCTGACATCAGCATAATATAATTAACTCGCTAAATATGTGAATTTTTAACAGAGATTCTGCCGTGGTCTCATGTGGAAAATAAAGTATGCTCATTAGCTCTTATTTGccatatatacaaatacaatgtcgaatatttacatgttttgtgtgtgcgtgtaagaAAGATACAGGAAGTGTCCCATTTGTGGAAAGCAAAATTTGATGGTTGATATTTTCGTTTTATATCCTCAATGAGAAACTCAATTTGGTGTGTATTAAAACGAGGTGTTCTCATTAACTATTCACGCTaataataggcctaataataataataataataaaataataataattattattatatcgcCTCTAGCAACATGCGGAGTGCTTCTGACCTTAAAGCTGCCCTCAAactttttttctaatatgtcaataCCGTTTAGACTCGTTCTTGTTTTTATTGGATAAAGAGATAACAAATTAAATATCCTCTTCATTTATTTTGTCCATGGGGCAGTTCTGCCATGGCTCTTTGATATTTGATCAGCAATAATTGGAAATATTGCGTcaaatctgaaaaaataaaagtttcaatTTTCCCTTTTGTTGTTAATTTAAGACCTTTACaattctgatgttttttttttttttttttttatcagacaaaTCGAAGAAGTCTCTGGTTTAGTTACTTGGTTGTTTTAATTCCTACTTAATTCCTCTTAATAAATCCCAATAGATTTCTTTGGATACGCAAATCTCGCTTAGTGCCCATTGCTATTTTTCCTCGAATATTTTTTCGACAGTATGATATTGAAGAGGATTTTGGTCGTttgtaaaagcgtctgccaaatgaagaAATGTAAACTGTAAATGTAATTGCAACGTTAAGGAAAATCATATCTGAGGATGCAATTTGGCCAGTGGTTCATTTGTTTGTAAAACGGGACACAGGGAAATATGGTAGCAATAAACGTTCAACGAGAGTTATTTTAGCATGATCCACTGCAATTTTAACTGTTAATAAAAGTCAGCATTTTATTTTCAGtgtgttctttttattttgttatggAAAGTATTTTCATTAACGTTTTTTTACTAGTGAGGCTATTTAAATAATCACCGAGGCATACCGTCATCATTTCAATAAGATGCTCTTTCGTTGTTGCATCAGGAAACCGTCAGTTTCACAGTTGTGTGTCATAAGGAGTCCGTGTTGGCGCTTGGATAGCACTCCCATGCGCTTATTTAATCGGGAGTGTTCACCCGATCTTCTGACAGCGGATCTGAGTGGTTCCTTGTAATCTGCCACGTAAAAATGATTATGC
The sequence above is drawn from the Xyrauchen texanus isolate HMW12.3.18 chromosome 43, RBS_HiC_50CHRs, whole genome shotgun sequence genome and encodes:
- the LOC127636225 gene encoding T-cell leukemia homeobox protein 3-like isoform X1, with product MDRAPSSSPSGTSQTSQPTQHEPISFGIDQILSNTDQESQQNSTRNNSETSSSSGGSYHLGSPTGASATPYTTLTGTFHGIAAPYEESSPYGVNLTLAPGGVIRVPAHRPLAAAVPPPMASAVPGFGSLSFPWMDNSQRFAKDRFAAALTPFTVARRIGHPYQNRTPPKRKKPRTSFSRVQICELEKRFHRQKYLASAERAALAKTLKMTDAQVKTWFQNRRTKWRRQTAEEREAERQQANRLMIQLQHDVFQKSLSDSVPSDPLCIHNSSLFALQNLQPWASEESGKLGGVTALV
- the LOC127636225 gene encoding T-cell leukemia homeobox protein 3-like isoform X2; amino-acid sequence: MDRAPSSSPSGTSQTSQPTQHEPISFGIDQILSNTDQESQQNSTRNNSETSSSSGGSYHLGSPTGASATPYTTLTGTFHGIAAPYEESSPYGVNLTLAPGGVIRVPAHRPLAAAVPPPMASAVPGFGSLSFPWMDNSQRFAKDRFAALTPFTVARRIGHPYQNRTPPKRKKPRTSFSRVQICELEKRFHRQKYLASAERAALAKTLKMTDAQVKTWFQNRRTKWRRQTAEEREAERQQANRLMIQLQHDVFQKSLSDSVPSDPLCIHNSSLFALQNLQPWASEESGKLGGVTALV